One Acanthopagrus latus isolate v.2019 chromosome 12, fAcaLat1.1, whole genome shotgun sequence genomic region harbors:
- the LOC119030189 gene encoding liver-expressed antimicrobial peptide 2-like encodes MRTLQERIIVAAVLLSLICAVQVSSLPLPDNWNGLLQRTKRSLLWRWNSMKPVGASCRDHLECGTKYCRKNICSFWST; translated from the exons ATGAGGACTCTCCAGGAGAGAATCATCGTCGCCgctgttttattgtctctgatCTGTGCCGTCCAG GTCAGTTCACTTCCTCTACCCGACAACTGGAATGGCTTGCTGCAGAGGACCAAGCGGTCACTTTTGTGGCGATGGAACAGCATGAAGCCTGTGGGTGCCAGCTGCAGGGACCACCTGGAGTGCGGCACAAAGTACTGCAG GAAAAATATCTGTTCTTTCTGGAGCACCTGA
- the LOC119030186 gene encoding iporin isoform X1, translated as MIGTSSLSGDTLIACHFPVVQLPTWQLPVQALCSTAKRPGRLCSVGLTRAVSLPEQDSLNREHAFTGGRKHFSSSYSILNEDRAEEEGGSDSSGRYDSNSSPEETSSHLKKESSGARGSLRSHNSFLPNADLDEDEEDEDSDGGNLHRYHEDSSFVLHGNSNWPVSNGARNYTLSHRDVDSEWSNEGTMLGSQSDREWLSNQPNQLDSLQAECQCFHGSRSGTVAYGEHDSDRLKDNLSCCIHSQHKCSPELFSNGHTEYVSDSSCNSSDGVLVNFCTIYNRSNNPATPHDLSSPAVHPCHSSEGSVFLNLQPVPKTPAEDVRHSPAKEEVDTTPSASCWSPQGLDSNCNLYSLEPLPPGLSSLEVSDLTACLQSQATLSIGTNQKYYKLVTCDLSSQSPSPAWSSHTSCPEGQSRSSPFPPSEQLFVDHKKEAQHKEVKKHQEKEDQQKRFSSAQCSTGSDCPQPQTYDYQVATTSTDKALCRKKHTDSIQSFSHSPCSLCPSQCSPHSSERQGTSMASTQPSVILDREHCDTDAAERGACSSENEVVRFSKAQRPTSLPIQPFVLVPADKPQAQHLGCLLEQYMNQKSGKSGSSQSGFKFKGKRSQCFSNLQLSPMGGHYPVFLEAPSSSDTCSTCTPSPECFSRRHTWSQSSRGQGHPSPLTSKSSLDPGHTSPKPPQVQVQNRLSPHSGKTQTFINLTQAPNQPSLVKIPTYQDLINLTPEQSRAIRQPQPHTSYHSIFSHTPPTLTLTTDTHHPNLQASLSPPEKKLPQYQAAPAADSSIFPSSFTAALSSVAPLSSLSSLLSFAASGLHSQQIPETAGKSQSQHSESLILSDKPPTEFCLSPETSYESMSISHLQRRGLLRSVSRAVDLIMAHFGSSRDPEEKMRLGNSSRSPTIAGLVLEHLCPAIQNILEDGLRDHKLDIIIGQRRNHSWSVVEISTRIGPSTRVLHSLVTKIRLCPQLTSHCMRLRAFLMGLLNLRALEFWLSHLQSQKDVVTTYYHSWGFLSTSLGQCQPLFQELLLLLQPLSVMPFDLNLLLEPRLLRNRQLCSEEEGVSPPPPCSALLVTSWPLLQADKKVDRTGSGQQTEASQPTVLHHQDETLSSERLQANRSPSLAPIPEWWPKESDLMDGVDEAEDCSQNNADAWSQISMDSRQEERKGEKDNDTPNSSTCARDESPCQGWPRWAKLFGAADTPTRTDTLSHSQIGAQTRRCKRPSQWLHLDRSQLGLLAQSIRSMKLGGAQTEKES; from the exons ATGATTGGGACGTCCAGTCTCTCAGGGGACACCCTGATAGCATGCCACTTCCCCGTGGTTCAGCTTCCCACCTGGCAACTTCCTGTCCAGGCCCTGTGCAGCACGGCCAAGAGGCCCGGCCGGTTGTGCTCGGTGGGCCTGACCCGAGCCGTGTCCCTCCCAGAGCAAGACTCGCTGAACCGAGAGCATGCCTTCACCGGCGGCAGAAAACATTTCTCCAGCAGCTACAGCATTCTCAACGAGGACCGggcggaggaggaagggggCAGTGACAGCAGCGGGAGGTATGACTCCAACTCGTCACCTGAGGAGACGAGTTCCCATCTAAAGAAGGAAAGCTCTGGAGCCCGAGGCAGCCTGCGATCACACAACTCATTTCTTCCCAACGCAGACCTCGACgaggatgaggaagatgaagatagCGATGGAGGTAATCTACACAGATATCACGAGGACTCATCCTTTGTGTTGCATGGAAATTCCAACTGGCCTGTGAGTAATGGTGCAAGAAACTATACATTGTCCCACAGGGATGTGGACAGTGAATGGAGCAACGAAGGGACCATGTTGGGTTCTCAGAGTGACCGAGAGTGGCTCTCTAACCAGCCCAACCAGCTGGACTCACTGCAGGCCGAGTGCCAGTGCTTTCATGGCAGCAGATCTGGCACCGTAGCTTACGGAGAGCATGACTCAGACAGACTGAAGGATAACTTGTCCTGCTGCATCCACAGCCAACACAAATGTTCCCCAGAGCTGTTCTCCAACGGCCACACAGAGTACGTCAGCGACTCCTCTTGCAACAGCTCCGATGGCGTCTTGGTTAACTTCTGCACCATCTACAACCGGAGCAACAACCCTGCCACGCCTCATGACCTCAGCAGTCCTGCAGTTCACCCCTGTCATTCGTCTGAAGGATCCGTGTTCCTCAACCTCCAGCCTGTTCCCAAAACTCCAGCCGAGGACGTCCGACACTCTCCCGCAAAAGAGGAGGTTGATACTACGccctctgcttcctgctggTCTCCTCAGGGCCTCGACTCGAACTGCAACCTTTACTCCCTGGAGCCGCTACCCCCTGGTCTCTCCTCTCTGGAGGTCTCCGACCTGACTGCGTGTCTACAAAGCCAGGCCACGCTGTCCATAGGGACCAACCAGAAGTACTACAAGCTTGTGACTTGTGACCTCTCCTCACAGTCGCCCAGCCCGGCCTGGTCCAGCCACACCAGCTGCCCCGAGGGTCAGAGCAGAAGCAgccccttccctccctccgaGCAACTCTTCGTTGACCATAAGAAGGAGGCACAACATAAAGAAGTCAAGAAG CATCAGGAGAAAGAAGATCAACAAAAGAGGTTCTCCTCTGCACAGTGCAGCACCGGGTCTGACTGCCCTCAGCCGCAGACCTATGATTACCAAGTCGCCACCACCTCCACTGACAAAGCCCTCtgcaggaagaaacacacagacagcatcCAAAGCTTCTCCCACTCGCCCTGTTCGCTGTGCCCCAGCCAGTGTAGCCCACATAGCAGTGAGCGCCAAGGCACAAGCATGGCATCCACACAGCCATCTGTGATCCTGGACCGGGAGCACTGTGATACTGACGCTGCTGAGAGGG GAGCATGTTCTTCGGAAAATGAAGTGGTGCGCTTCAGTAAGGCCCAGAGACCGACCTCGCTGCCCATCCAGCCGTTTGTCCTCGTCCCTGCAGACAAACCCCAGGCCCAACACTTGGGCTGCCTTCTGGAGCAGTACATGAACCAGAAGAGCGGCAAGTCTGGCAGCTCCCAGTCAGGCTTCAAATTCAAGGGCAAAAGGAGTCAATGCTTCTCTAATCTCCAGCTATCACCTATGGGGGGCCACTACCCCGTCTTCCTGGAGGctccctccagctctgacacctgctccacctgcacgCCGAGTCCAGAGTGCTTCAGCCGCAGACACACGTGGAGCCAGTCCAGCAGAGGCCAAGGACACCCGAGTCCACTTACATCAAAAAGCAGCCTGGATCCAGGTCACACTAGCCCAAAGCCACCACAGGTTCAGGTGCAGAATAGACTGAGCCCGCACTCAGGCAAAACTCAGACTTTTATAAATCTGACCCAAGCCCCAAATCAGCCCAGTCTCGTTAAAATCCCCACCTACCAGGACCTTATTAACCTCACACCTGAGCAGAGCCGTGCGATCCGTCAGCCCCAGCCACACACCTCCTACCATTCAATATTCTCCCATACACCACCCACTTTAACCCTGACCACTGACACCCATCACCCAAACCTGCAGGCGTCCCTGTCTCCCCCAGAGAAGAAGCTCCCTCAGTACCAGGCAGCACCTGCAGCTGACTCCAGCATTTTTCCCAGTAGCTTTACAGCTGCCCTCTCCTCAgtagctcctctctcctctttaagtTCTCTGCTATCGTTTGCTGCTTCCGGGCTGCACTCGCAGCAAATCCCAGAGACTGCTGGGAAGAGTCAGAGTCAACACAGTGAATCTCTGATCCTGAGCGACAAGCCGCCCACGGAGTTCTGCCTCTCACCCGAAACATCTTATGAGTCCATGTCTATCAGCCATCttcagaggagag GTTTACTGAGGTCTGTGAGCCGGGCGGTGGATCTGATCATGGCTCAttttggcagcagcagagacccTGAAGAAAAG ATGCGTCTGGGTAACAGCTCTCGCAGTCCCACAATCGCCGGTCTGGTCCTGGAACATTTGTGTCCGGCGATCCAGAATATTCTAGAGGACGGTCTAAGGGATCACAAACTGGATATAATCATCGGGCAGCGGCGCAACCACTCCTGGAGTGTAGTTGAAATCTCTACTAGGATTG GTCCGTCCACCAGGGTCCTTCACAGCCTGGTCACCAAAATCAGACTATGTCCTCAGCTCACCAGCCACTGTATGAGACTGAGAGCCTTCCTCATGGGCCTGCTTAA CTTGAGAGCTTTGGAGTTCTGGCTCAGTCACCTCCAGAGTCAAAAAG ATGTGGTGACTACATACTACCATTCTTGGGGCTTCCTGTCCACGTCACTGGGTCAGTGTCAGCCCTTGTTTCAGGAgctgcttcttctgctgcagccGCTCTCTGTGATGCCCTTTGACCTCAACCTGCTCCTGGAGCCCCGACTGTTACGTAACAGACAGCTGtgttcagaggaggagggtgttTCTCCACCTCCGCCGTGCTCAGCCCTCCTCGTGACCAGCTGGCCATTACTGCAAGCTGACAAAAAGGTAGACCGCACCGGCAGTGGTCAACAAACTGAGGCGTCACAGCCGACAGTTCTGCATCACCAAGATGAGACACTCAGTTCCGAACGGCTGCAGGCCAACAGGAGTCCGTCGTTAGCTCCTATTCCAGAGTGGTGGCCGAAAGAGTCTGACCTGATGGACGGTGTGGATGAGGCAGAGGACTGTAGCCAGAATAATGCGGACGCGTGGTCGCAAATAAGTATGGACAGCAGGcaagaagagaggaagggagagaaagacaatgACACACCAAATTCATCAACTTGTGCCCGGGACGAGAGCCCGTGTCAGGGCTGGCCTCGCTGGGCCAAACTGTTCGGAGCAGCTGATACTCCCACCAGGACAGACACCCTTTCTCACAGTCAGATTGGAGCACAAACAAGGAG GTGCAAGCGACCATCACAGTGGCTGCATTTGGACAGATCGCAGCTCGGACTGTTGGCTCAGTCCATCAGGTCAATGAAGCTTGGAGGAGCTCAGACCGAGAAGGAGTCTTGA
- the LOC119030186 gene encoding iporin isoform X2, with product MLGSQSDREWLSNQPNQLDSLQAECQCFHGSRSGTVAYGEHDSDRLKDNLSCCIHSQHKCSPELFSNGHTEYVSDSSCNSSDGVLVNFCTIYNRSNNPATPHDLSSPAVHPCHSSEGSVFLNLQPVPKTPAEDVRHSPAKEEVDTTPSASCWSPQGLDSNCNLYSLEPLPPGLSSLEVSDLTACLQSQATLSIGTNQKYYKLVTCDLSSQSPSPAWSSHTSCPEGQSRSSPFPPSEQLFVDHKKEAQHKEVKKHQEKEDQQKRFSSAQCSTGSDCPQPQTYDYQVATTSTDKALCRKKHTDSIQSFSHSPCSLCPSQCSPHSSERQGTSMASTQPSVILDREHCDTDAAERGACSSENEVVRFSKAQRPTSLPIQPFVLVPADKPQAQHLGCLLEQYMNQKSGKSGSSQSGFKFKGKRSQCFSNLQLSPMGGHYPVFLEAPSSSDTCSTCTPSPECFSRRHTWSQSSRGQGHPSPLTSKSSLDPGHTSPKPPQVQVQNRLSPHSGKTQTFINLTQAPNQPSLVKIPTYQDLINLTPEQSRAIRQPQPHTSYHSIFSHTPPTLTLTTDTHHPNLQASLSPPEKKLPQYQAAPAADSSIFPSSFTAALSSVAPLSSLSSLLSFAASGLHSQQIPETAGKSQSQHSESLILSDKPPTEFCLSPETSYESMSISHLQRRGLLRSVSRAVDLIMAHFGSSRDPEEKMRLGNSSRSPTIAGLVLEHLCPAIQNILEDGLRDHKLDIIIGQRRNHSWSVVEISTRIGPSTRVLHSLVTKIRLCPQLTSHCMRLRAFLMGLLNLRALEFWLSHLQSQKDVVTTYYHSWGFLSTSLGQCQPLFQELLLLLQPLSVMPFDLNLLLEPRLLRNRQLCSEEEGVSPPPPCSALLVTSWPLLQADKKVDRTGSGQQTEASQPTVLHHQDETLSSERLQANRSPSLAPIPEWWPKESDLMDGVDEAEDCSQNNADAWSQISMDSRQEERKGEKDNDTPNSSTCARDESPCQGWPRWAKLFGAADTPTRTDTLSHSQIGAQTRRCKRPSQWLHLDRSQLGLLAQSIRSMKLGGAQTEKES from the exons ATGTTGGGTTCTCAGAGTGACCGAGAGTGGCTCTCTAACCAGCCCAACCAGCTGGACTCACTGCAGGCCGAGTGCCAGTGCTTTCATGGCAGCAGATCTGGCACCGTAGCTTACGGAGAGCATGACTCAGACAGACTGAAGGATAACTTGTCCTGCTGCATCCACAGCCAACACAAATGTTCCCCAGAGCTGTTCTCCAACGGCCACACAGAGTACGTCAGCGACTCCTCTTGCAACAGCTCCGATGGCGTCTTGGTTAACTTCTGCACCATCTACAACCGGAGCAACAACCCTGCCACGCCTCATGACCTCAGCAGTCCTGCAGTTCACCCCTGTCATTCGTCTGAAGGATCCGTGTTCCTCAACCTCCAGCCTGTTCCCAAAACTCCAGCCGAGGACGTCCGACACTCTCCCGCAAAAGAGGAGGTTGATACTACGccctctgcttcctgctggTCTCCTCAGGGCCTCGACTCGAACTGCAACCTTTACTCCCTGGAGCCGCTACCCCCTGGTCTCTCCTCTCTGGAGGTCTCCGACCTGACTGCGTGTCTACAAAGCCAGGCCACGCTGTCCATAGGGACCAACCAGAAGTACTACAAGCTTGTGACTTGTGACCTCTCCTCACAGTCGCCCAGCCCGGCCTGGTCCAGCCACACCAGCTGCCCCGAGGGTCAGAGCAGAAGCAgccccttccctccctccgaGCAACTCTTCGTTGACCATAAGAAGGAGGCACAACATAAAGAAGTCAAGAAG CATCAGGAGAAAGAAGATCAACAAAAGAGGTTCTCCTCTGCACAGTGCAGCACCGGGTCTGACTGCCCTCAGCCGCAGACCTATGATTACCAAGTCGCCACCACCTCCACTGACAAAGCCCTCtgcaggaagaaacacacagacagcatcCAAAGCTTCTCCCACTCGCCCTGTTCGCTGTGCCCCAGCCAGTGTAGCCCACATAGCAGTGAGCGCCAAGGCACAAGCATGGCATCCACACAGCCATCTGTGATCCTGGACCGGGAGCACTGTGATACTGACGCTGCTGAGAGGG GAGCATGTTCTTCGGAAAATGAAGTGGTGCGCTTCAGTAAGGCCCAGAGACCGACCTCGCTGCCCATCCAGCCGTTTGTCCTCGTCCCTGCAGACAAACCCCAGGCCCAACACTTGGGCTGCCTTCTGGAGCAGTACATGAACCAGAAGAGCGGCAAGTCTGGCAGCTCCCAGTCAGGCTTCAAATTCAAGGGCAAAAGGAGTCAATGCTTCTCTAATCTCCAGCTATCACCTATGGGGGGCCACTACCCCGTCTTCCTGGAGGctccctccagctctgacacctgctccacctgcacgCCGAGTCCAGAGTGCTTCAGCCGCAGACACACGTGGAGCCAGTCCAGCAGAGGCCAAGGACACCCGAGTCCACTTACATCAAAAAGCAGCCTGGATCCAGGTCACACTAGCCCAAAGCCACCACAGGTTCAGGTGCAGAATAGACTGAGCCCGCACTCAGGCAAAACTCAGACTTTTATAAATCTGACCCAAGCCCCAAATCAGCCCAGTCTCGTTAAAATCCCCACCTACCAGGACCTTATTAACCTCACACCTGAGCAGAGCCGTGCGATCCGTCAGCCCCAGCCACACACCTCCTACCATTCAATATTCTCCCATACACCACCCACTTTAACCCTGACCACTGACACCCATCACCCAAACCTGCAGGCGTCCCTGTCTCCCCCAGAGAAGAAGCTCCCTCAGTACCAGGCAGCACCTGCAGCTGACTCCAGCATTTTTCCCAGTAGCTTTACAGCTGCCCTCTCCTCAgtagctcctctctcctctttaagtTCTCTGCTATCGTTTGCTGCTTCCGGGCTGCACTCGCAGCAAATCCCAGAGACTGCTGGGAAGAGTCAGAGTCAACACAGTGAATCTCTGATCCTGAGCGACAAGCCGCCCACGGAGTTCTGCCTCTCACCCGAAACATCTTATGAGTCCATGTCTATCAGCCATCttcagaggagag GTTTACTGAGGTCTGTGAGCCGGGCGGTGGATCTGATCATGGCTCAttttggcagcagcagagacccTGAAGAAAAG ATGCGTCTGGGTAACAGCTCTCGCAGTCCCACAATCGCCGGTCTGGTCCTGGAACATTTGTGTCCGGCGATCCAGAATATTCTAGAGGACGGTCTAAGGGATCACAAACTGGATATAATCATCGGGCAGCGGCGCAACCACTCCTGGAGTGTAGTTGAAATCTCTACTAGGATTG GTCCGTCCACCAGGGTCCTTCACAGCCTGGTCACCAAAATCAGACTATGTCCTCAGCTCACCAGCCACTGTATGAGACTGAGAGCCTTCCTCATGGGCCTGCTTAA CTTGAGAGCTTTGGAGTTCTGGCTCAGTCACCTCCAGAGTCAAAAAG ATGTGGTGACTACATACTACCATTCTTGGGGCTTCCTGTCCACGTCACTGGGTCAGTGTCAGCCCTTGTTTCAGGAgctgcttcttctgctgcagccGCTCTCTGTGATGCCCTTTGACCTCAACCTGCTCCTGGAGCCCCGACTGTTACGTAACAGACAGCTGtgttcagaggaggagggtgttTCTCCACCTCCGCCGTGCTCAGCCCTCCTCGTGACCAGCTGGCCATTACTGCAAGCTGACAAAAAGGTAGACCGCACCGGCAGTGGTCAACAAACTGAGGCGTCACAGCCGACAGTTCTGCATCACCAAGATGAGACACTCAGTTCCGAACGGCTGCAGGCCAACAGGAGTCCGTCGTTAGCTCCTATTCCAGAGTGGTGGCCGAAAGAGTCTGACCTGATGGACGGTGTGGATGAGGCAGAGGACTGTAGCCAGAATAATGCGGACGCGTGGTCGCAAATAAGTATGGACAGCAGGcaagaagagaggaagggagagaaagacaatgACACACCAAATTCATCAACTTGTGCCCGGGACGAGAGCCCGTGTCAGGGCTGGCCTCGCTGGGCCAAACTGTTCGGAGCAGCTGATACTCCCACCAGGACAGACACCCTTTCTCACAGTCAGATTGGAGCACAAACAAGGAG GTGCAAGCGACCATCACAGTGGCTGCATTTGGACAGATCGCAGCTCGGACTGTTGGCTCAGTCCATCAGGTCAATGAAGCTTGGAGGAGCTCAGACCGAGAAGGAGTCTTGA
- the fam166b gene encoding protein FAM166B: protein MDRYAPKFSKVLVTADPHYIPGYSGYCPQLKYTVGKSYGHLTAELLTSPDVNRSSRPVLHSGLAPLAGSSSALSDSNLKKAIPGYTGFIPRRQNYFACSYSEACRKALSEFYQGGQRQSSDLPAVANNSRQQFERPKPPLIAISNQVIDYKPLKSFTPAGKPYSMDDDDPCKCFISGFTGHVPKSRFLFGKGYPMITNQALIQFGKQQQADPTAQDFAGRRSSSSTITPLPEICPSNRGVVPSFTGHIPGYKFMYGQTFGQLSKNALEKSGIRWKS from the exons GTACTCAGGTTACTGTCCACAGCTCAAGTACACTGTGGGGAAGTCTTACGGCCACCTCACAGCCGAGCTGCTGACCAGTCCTGATGTGAACCGCTCCAGTCGTCCGGTCCTCCACTCGGGTCTTGCCCCCCTCGCAGGGTCCAGCAGTGCTCTCTCTGACAGTAACTTGAAGAAGGCGATACCAGGATACACAG GCTTCATTCCAAGACGTCAGAACTACTTTGCCTGCAGCTACTCTGAAGCGTGTCGTAAAGCGCTCTCTGAGTTTTACCAGGGGGGCCAGCGGCAGTCGTCAGACCTGCCAGCTGTTGCCAACAATAGCCGCCAACAGTTTGAG AGGCCGAAACCCCCTTTGATAGCAATCTCCAACCAAGTGATCGACTACAAGCCCTTAAAGTCCTTCACCCCGGCTGGAAAACCATACTCCATGGATGATGATGACCCGTGCAAGTGCTTCATCTCAG GTTTCACAGGACATGTGCCAAAATCTCGCTTCCTGTTTGGCAAAGGTTACCCCATGATCACCAACCAGGCACTGATCCAGTTTgggaagcagcagcaggctgaccCCACCGCCCAAGACTTcgcagggaggaggagcagcagcagcacgatAACTCCCTTGCCCGAGATCTGTCCATCCAACAGGGGTGTGGTGCCATCATTCACAGGACACATCCCAG GATACAAGTTCATGTACGGACAAACCTTTGGTCAGCTGTCCAAGAATGCACTGGAAAAGAGCGGCATCAGGTGGAAGTCATAA